A single region of the Bacteroides luhongzhouii genome encodes:
- a CDS encoding putative transporter — MEWLYSLFIEHSALQAVVVLSLISAIGLGLGRVHFWGVSLGVTFVFFAGILAGHLGLSVDPQMLNYAESFGLVIFVYSLGLQVGPGFFSSFRKGGVTLNMLALGVVLLGTLLTVVASYATGISLPDMVGILCGATTNTPALGAAQQTLKQMGMDSSTPALGCAVAYPMGVVGVILAILLIRKVLVRKEDLEIKEKDDANKTYIAAFQVHNPAIFNKSIKDIARMSYPKFVISRLWRDGHVSIPTSDKILKEGDRLLVITAEKDALALTVLFGEQENTDWNKEDIDWNAIDSELISQRIVVTRPELNGKKLGALRLRNHYGINISRVYRSGVQLLATPGLILQLGDRLTVVGEAAAIQNVEKVLGNAVKSLKEPNLVVVFIGIVLGLALGAIPFSFPGVSTPVKLGLAGGPIIVGILLGTFGPRIHMITYTTRSANLMLRALGLSMYLACLGLDAGAHFFDTVFRPEGLLWIGLGAGLTIIPTVLVGFVAFKMMKIDFGSVSGMLCGSMANPMALNYVNDTIPGDNPSVAYATVYPLCMFIRVIIAQVLLMFLLN, encoded by the coding sequence ATGGAGTGGTTATATAGTCTATTTATCGAACATTCTGCCTTACAGGCTGTTGTGGTACTTTCACTGATTTCTGCCATCGGTTTGGGCTTGGGAAGAGTGCATTTCTGGGGAGTTTCCCTGGGAGTCACTTTTGTTTTTTTTGCGGGTATCCTGGCCGGCCATCTCGGGCTTTCGGTCGATCCGCAGATGTTAAACTACGCAGAAAGTTTCGGACTGGTCATTTTCGTTTATTCTCTCGGGCTACAAGTCGGCCCCGGTTTTTTTAGTTCTTTCCGTAAAGGAGGGGTAACGCTGAATATGTTGGCGCTGGGAGTGGTTCTGTTGGGAACATTGTTGACGGTGGTGGCTAGTTATGCAACGGGTATCTCTCTTCCTGATATGGTCGGCATCCTTTGTGGGGCAACGACGAACACTCCGGCGTTGGGAGCTGCGCAACAGACTCTGAAACAGATGGGAATGGACAGTAGTACGCCTGCCTTAGGATGTGCGGTAGCCTATCCGATGGGAGTAGTCGGCGTAATCCTTGCCATTTTATTAATCCGTAAAGTATTGGTTCGCAAAGAAGACTTGGAGATAAAAGAGAAAGACGATGCGAACAAAACTTATATTGCAGCGTTTCAAGTACATAATCCTGCTATTTTCAATAAAAGCATCAAGGATATAGCTCGCATGAGTTACCCGAAGTTTGTCATATCCCGTTTATGGCGTGACGGACATGTCAGTATTCCGACTTCGGACAAGATTCTGAAAGAAGGCGACCGTTTGCTGGTGATAACTGCGGAAAAAGACGCTTTGGCCTTGACAGTACTTTTTGGTGAACAGGAGAATACGGATTGGAATAAAGAGGACATTGACTGGAATGCGATTGACAGCGAATTGATCTCGCAGCGTATCGTTGTCACCCGTCCCGAACTGAATGGTAAGAAACTCGGTGCACTCCGGTTGAGAAACCATTATGGTATTAACATCAGCCGTGTTTACCGGTCGGGGGTGCAACTGCTTGCTACTCCGGGGTTGATACTTCAGTTGGGTGACCGGCTGACAGTGGTGGGAGAGGCTGCGGCTATCCAGAATGTGGAGAAAGTATTGGGAAATGCCGTGAAAAGCCTGAAAGAACCCAATTTGGTTGTTGTGTTTATCGGTATCGTGCTTGGTTTGGCACTGGGGGCTATTCCTTTCTCTTTTCCGGGTGTCAGTACCCCTGTGAAGTTGGGATTAGCGGGCGGACCGATCATTGTCGGTATCCTTTTGGGGACTTTTGGACCACGGATACACATGATTACCTATACCACCCGCAGCGCGAACCTGATGTTGCGTGCTTTGGGACTTTCCATGTACCTTGCTTGTCTGGGACTGGATGCCGGAGCTCACTTTTTCGACACCGTATTCCGTCCGGAAGGCTTATTATGGATTGGTTTGGGAGCCGGATTGACTATCATTCCAACAGTGTTGGTCGGATTCGTGGCCTTCAAGATGATGAAGATTGATTTCGGTTCTGTATCTGGTATGTTGTGCGGAAGTATGGCAAATCCGATGGCATTGAATTATGTAAACGATACAATCCCC